The following proteins are co-located in the Amphiprion ocellaris isolate individual 3 ecotype Okinawa chromosome 7, ASM2253959v1, whole genome shotgun sequence genome:
- the clrn1 gene encoding clarin-1, translating into MPSRQKQLLFSVSGLLGFSCALTAAVATGLPLWLRGAALCRTGAELVNASEPELEKFLGELSYGLFSGQRVKQCGLGGRASRFSFFPDLLNTIPAGLHVTVIFFCGVVILFSSVATGFFFFNAFGRPYETLQGPLGLYLWTFICCLSSCLVMILFASEVKLHHLSERIANFNEVNFVFQTYSEQYDRSFWLFFLVFILHGLNGVLIRLSGIQFPFQESKEVDLGGGAADLMY; encoded by the exons ATGCCGAGCCGCCAGAAGCAGCTCCTCTTCTCGGTGTCCGGCCTCCTCGGCTTCTCCTGCGCCCTGACCGCCGCCGTGGCCACCGGGCTGCCGCTGTGGCTCCGCGGGGCCGCGCTGTGCCGCACCGGCGCCGAGCTGGTGAACGCCTCGGAGCCGGAGCTGGAGAAGTTCCTGGGCGAGCTGAGCTACGGGCTGTTCTCCGGCCAGAGGGTGAAGCAGTGCGGCCTGGGAGGCAGAGCGTCCCGGTTCTCCT TCTTCCCAGACCTGCTGAACACCATCCCAGCAGGCCTCCACGTCACCGTcatcttcttctgtggtgtcgtGATCCTCTTCTCCTCCGTGGCGAccggcttcttcttcttcaatgCCTTCGGTCGACCCTACGAGACGCTGCAGGGCCCCCTGGGACTTTACCTGTGGACCTTCATCTGCT gtcTGAGCAGCTGCCTGGTGATGATCCTTTTTGCGTCGGAGGTGAAGCTTCATCATCTGTCCGAGCGAATCGCCAACTTCAACGAGGTGAACTTTGTGTTCCAGACGTACAGCGAGCAATACGACCGATCCTTCTGGCTCTTCTTCCTCGTCTTCATCCTGCATGGACTCAACGGTGTTCTGATCCGACTGTCGGGAATCCAGTTTCCCTTCCAGGAGAGCAAAGAGGTGGATCTGGGCGGCGGCGCTGCAGACCTCATGTACTGA